Proteins co-encoded in one Raphanus sativus cultivar WK10039 unplaced genomic scaffold, ASM80110v3 Scaffold2707, whole genome shotgun sequence genomic window:
- the LOC130505932 gene encoding subtilisin-like protease SBT1.7 yields MIWSWLNKSEDLCGGPIVDLIGARFFYKGFEAEIDKSHDFKLPRDSDGHETHTSSTAAGSSVKDASFLGYAAGVARRMAPRTRSAIYKACWYFGYCMSSDVLAAMDKAIEDKVDVLSISFGLGVLNYDQDGIAIEALEAVERGIFVSVSAGNSGSRESTLMNVAPWITTVGAETVDSDFLATVLLGNGKAFAGYSSLFKRCRRVFTISQAPLVYALLGRNFTSKIVFVDMGGDVDAESGAFGVIYANT; encoded by the coding sequence ATGATTTGGAGTTGGCTGAATAAGAGTGAAGATTTGTGTGGAGGCCCAATCGTTGACCTCATCGGCGCCAGATTCTTCTACAAGGGTTTCGAGGCAGAGATCGATAAATCACATGATTTCAAATTACCTAGGGACTCCGATGGCCACGAGACACACACTTCCTCAACCGCAGCTGGTTCTTCAGTGAAAGACGCTTCCTTCTTGGGATACGCTGCTGGAGTGGCTCGTAGAATGGCTCCACGGACTCGGAGTGCGATATACAAAGCATGTTGGTATTTCGGGTATTGCATGTCGTCTGATGTCTTAGCAGCCATGGATAAGGCCATCGAAGACAAGGTCGATGTCTTGTCCATCTCATTTGGGTTAGGCGTGTTGAACTATGACCAAGACGGTATTGCTATTGAAGCATTAGAAGCAGTGGAGAGAGGAATTTTTGTCTCCGTCTCTGCGGGAAACTCTGGTTCAAGAGAATCAACACTGATGAATGTAGCTCCTTGGATCACCACAGTTGGAGCGGAAACCGTGGATAGTGATTTCCTTGCGACTGTCCTCCTTGGAAACGGCAAAGCTTTTGCAGGATACTCATCGTTGTTCAAACGGTGTCGTAGAGTTTTCACCATTAGCCAAGCCCCTTTGGTTTATGCGCTACTTGGCAGGAATTTCACTAGTAAAATCGTGTTCGTCGATATGGGAGGAGACGTCGATGCTGAATCTGGTGCGTTTGGGGTTATCTACGCGAACACG